From Cellulomonas dongxiuzhuiae, the proteins below share one genomic window:
- a CDS encoding DUF47 domain-containing protein, with the protein MRLRLTPRDTSYFDLFAASAAHLVTGANLLAEMLGADRATRKELNKRMAATEHAADDATHTIMRRLNQTFVTPFDRDDIYDLASSLDDCMDYMDEASDLMVLYKIGELPARVSDQVQVLQRAAELTAEAMPRLRSMESLQEYWVEINRLENQADKSHRKLLAEMFDEIADPILLMKLKEIVEKLEDAADAFEKVANTVETIALKES; encoded by the coding sequence GTGCGCCTGCGCCTGACACCGCGCGACACCTCGTACTTCGACCTCTTCGCCGCATCCGCCGCCCATCTCGTGACGGGCGCGAACCTGCTGGCGGAGATGCTCGGCGCCGATCGCGCCACCCGCAAGGAGCTCAACAAGCGGATGGCCGCGACCGAGCACGCTGCGGACGACGCGACCCACACGATCATGCGGCGTCTCAACCAGACGTTCGTCACACCGTTCGACCGCGACGACATCTACGACCTCGCGTCGAGCCTCGACGACTGCATGGACTACATGGACGAGGCGTCCGACCTCATGGTCCTGTACAAGATCGGGGAGCTGCCTGCCCGCGTCTCCGACCAGGTCCAGGTGCTGCAGCGCGCCGCCGAGCTGACGGCCGAGGCGATGCCCCGGCTGCGCTCGATGGAGTCCCTGCAGGAGTACTGGGTCGAGATCAACCGCCTCGAGAACCAGGCCGACAAGTCGCACCGCAAGCTGCTCGCGGAGATGTTCGACGAGATCGCCGACCCGATCCTCCTCATGAAGCTCAAGGAGATCGTCGAGAAGCTCGAGGACGCGGCGGACGCCTTCGAGAAGGTGGCCAACACGGTCGAGACGATCGCGCTCAAGGAGTCCTGA
- a CDS encoding inorganic phosphate transporter, with protein sequence MEPVLVVFVVALALGFDYTNGFHDAANAIATSVSTRALTPRAALIMAAVMNFLGALLGTEVAETIATQIVDLQSASSHSALVVILCALVGAITWNLVTWWFGLPSSSTHALIGGLVGAGLAGGFGVYGSSIVEKVVLPMVFSPLIGFTLAFFVMVGLLWLIRNRPPARTNRRFRFAQTVSAAAMALGHGLQDAQKTMGVIYLALLTANWANPDDGIPLWVKLAAAGAISLGTYAGGWRIMRTLGRKIIELDPARGFVAESVSAVVLYVNAFALHAPVSTTHTITSAIMGVGATKRLSAVRWGVAKNIAGAWILTIPAAAAVAAVVFWIIHPILG encoded by the coding sequence GTGGAACCTGTGCTGGTCGTCTTCGTCGTCGCGCTCGCTCTCGGGTTCGACTACACCAACGGTTTCCACGACGCCGCCAACGCGATCGCCACGTCGGTCTCGACGCGCGCGCTCACGCCGCGGGCGGCGCTCATCATGGCCGCGGTCATGAACTTCCTCGGCGCGCTGCTCGGCACCGAGGTCGCCGAGACCATCGCCACCCAGATCGTCGACCTGCAGTCGGCGTCGTCGCACAGCGCGCTCGTCGTCATCCTGTGCGCGCTCGTCGGCGCCATCACCTGGAACCTCGTCACGTGGTGGTTCGGGCTGCCCTCGTCGTCGACGCACGCCCTCATCGGCGGCCTCGTCGGAGCGGGTCTCGCCGGTGGGTTCGGCGTGTACGGCAGCTCGATCGTCGAGAAGGTCGTCCTGCCGATGGTCTTCTCGCCGCTGATCGGGTTCACCCTCGCGTTCTTCGTGATGGTGGGCCTCCTGTGGCTCATCCGCAACCGCCCGCCGGCGCGGACCAACCGTCGCTTCCGGTTCGCGCAGACCGTCTCCGCGGCCGCCATGGCGCTCGGTCACGGCCTGCAGGACGCGCAGAAGACCATGGGTGTCATCTACCTGGCGCTGCTCACCGCGAACTGGGCGAACCCCGACGACGGCATCCCGCTGTGGGTCAAGCTCGCGGCGGCCGGGGCGATCTCGCTCGGCACGTACGCGGGCGGGTGGCGCATCATGCGCACCCTGGGACGCAAGATCATCGAGCTGGACCCCGCGCGCGGGTTCGTCGCCGAGTCGGTCTCGGCCGTCGTGCTCTACGTCAACGCGTTCGCGCTGCACGCGCCGGTGTCGACCACGCACACGATCACGTCCGCGATCATGGGCGTCGGCGCGACCAAGCGGCTGTCGGCCGTGCGCTGGGGCGTCGCCAAGAACATCGCCGGTGCGTGGATCCTCACGATCCCCGCCGCCGCCGCGGTCGCGGCCGTCGTGTTCTGGA
- a CDS encoding sugar porter family MFS transporter — MTDATSGPSSSARPGRYKGKAVVLAVAAAVGGFLFGFDSSVINGAVDAVQGQFALSGVVTGLVVAVALLGCAFGAWLGGRLSDRWGRTRVMVLGAILFFVSSILSGLAFAAWDLALWRVVAGIGIGIASVIAPAYIAEIAPAAMRGRLGSLQQLAITLGIFAALLSDQLLATSAGGAAQELWFGLEAWRWMFLVCVVPAAVYGILALRIPESPRYLVSLGRQDEARAVLADVLGADEDPDERVAQIEQIIRADAKLTNQASLRGPALGLLPVVWVGILLSVFQQFVGINVIFYYSTTLWQAVGFEESQSFLISTITALTNVAVTFIAIGLIDKVGRRPLLLIGSAGMAVALGTMAVAFLNATGTGEEISLEGPWGVVALVAANAFVVFFGATWGPLVWVLLGEMFPNRIRAAALGVAASAQWVANFLITLSFPEMLDRWGASVPYFMYAAFALVSFFFVLTKVPETKGVQLEDMEGLKVERRGRAASD, encoded by the coding sequence ATGACCGACGCGACATCCGGGCCGTCCTCGTCGGCTCGACCCGGCCGGTACAAGGGCAAGGCCGTCGTCCTGGCGGTCGCCGCGGCCGTCGGTGGTTTCCTCTTCGGCTTCGACAGCTCGGTCATCAACGGTGCCGTGGACGCGGTGCAGGGTCAGTTCGCGCTCTCGGGCGTCGTGACCGGGCTGGTCGTCGCCGTGGCGCTGCTGGGCTGCGCGTTCGGCGCGTGGCTGGGCGGGAGGCTCTCGGACCGGTGGGGCCGCACGCGCGTCATGGTGCTCGGCGCCATCCTCTTCTTCGTCTCCTCGATCCTGTCCGGGCTGGCGTTCGCCGCGTGGGACCTCGCGCTGTGGCGGGTCGTGGCGGGCATCGGCATCGGCATCGCGTCCGTGATCGCCCCGGCGTACATCGCCGAGATCGCCCCGGCGGCGATGCGCGGGCGTCTGGGCTCGCTGCAGCAGCTGGCGATCACGCTCGGCATCTTCGCGGCGCTGCTGTCGGACCAGCTGCTGGCCACGTCGGCGGGGGGTGCGGCGCAGGAGCTGTGGTTCGGTCTCGAGGCGTGGCGCTGGATGTTCCTGGTCTGCGTGGTGCCGGCAGCCGTCTACGGCATCCTCGCCCTGCGCATCCCGGAGTCCCCCCGCTACCTGGTCTCGCTGGGTCGGCAGGACGAGGCGCGCGCGGTGCTCGCCGACGTGCTGGGTGCGGACGAGGACCCCGACGAGCGCGTCGCGCAGATCGAGCAGATCATCCGGGCGGACGCGAAGCTGACGAACCAGGCGAGCCTGCGCGGTCCGGCGCTCGGGCTGCTGCCGGTGGTGTGGGTCGGGATCCTGCTCTCGGTGTTCCAGCAGTTCGTCGGGATCAACGTGATCTTCTACTACTCCACGACGCTGTGGCAGGCGGTCGGCTTCGAGGAGAGCCAGTCGTTCCTCATCTCGACGATCACGGCGCTGACGAACGTGGCGGTGACCTTCATCGCGATCGGGCTGATCGACAAGGTCGGACGCCGCCCGCTGCTGCTCATCGGGTCGGCCGGCATGGCGGTCGCCCTGGGGACGATGGCCGTCGCCTTCCTCAACGCCACCGGCACCGGCGAGGAGATCAGCCTCGAGGGCCCGTGGGGCGTGGTCGCGCTGGTCGCCGCGAACGCGTTCGTCGTGTTCTTCGGTGCGACGTGGGGGCCGCTGGTCTGGGTGCTCCTGGGTGAGATGTTCCCGAACCGCATCCGCGCCGCTGCGCTCGGTGTGGCGGCGTCCGCGCAGTGGGTGGCGAACTTCCTCATCACGCTGTCGTTCCCCGAGATGCTCGACCGGTGGGGCGCCTCCGTGCCGTACTTCATGTACGCGGCGTTCGCCCTCGTCTCGTTCTTCTTCGTGCTGACCAAGGTGCCCGAGACGAAGGGTGTGCAGCTCGAGGACATGGAGGGCCTGAAGGTCGAGCGCCGGGGTCGGGCCGCGTCCGACTGA